From one Lotus japonicus ecotype B-129 chromosome 3, LjGifu_v1.2 genomic stretch:
- the LOC130746407 gene encoding 54S ribosomal protein L51, mitochondrial-like: MALRGVWQLRKLIVSYSDWGGSSKGIRAFMESHLPEFKEKNPQLEVVTEMIRGQHPHLKGFYENKNQRVVCVKNLDPEDILLQATRLRNALGRKVIKLRTRHVTKHPSVQGTWTTAVKY; this comes from the exons ATGGCTTTGCGAGGGGTTTGGCAACTTCGCAAGCTCATTGTTAGCTATAGCGACTGGGGCGGTAGCAGCAAAGGCATAAG GGCATTTATGGAGTCGCATTTGCCAGAATTCAAGGAGAAGAATCCTCAATTAGAGGTGGTCACTGAAATGATTCGTGGTCAGCATCCACATCTGAAGGGTTTTTATG AGAACAAAAACCAACGAGTAGTATGTGTTAAGAATTTGGATCCGGAGGACATCCTTCTGCAAGCAACCAGGCTAAGGAATGCATTGGGAAGGAAGGTAATCAAACTGAGGACAAGACACGTAACCAAACACCCTAGTGTGCAAGGTACATGGACAACTGCCGTGaaatattaa